A region from the Biomphalaria glabrata chromosome 14, xgBioGlab47.1, whole genome shotgun sequence genome encodes:
- the LOC106055188 gene encoding uncharacterized protein LOC106055188, with product MTSIDCRHLCILVLDHHSSTNLRYTQTGERLRETILRKNQKPATLSKLVAPSTIPPSTIPSSTIPPSTIPSSTIPSSTIPSSTIPSSTIPPSTIPPSTIPPSTIPPSTIPPSTIPSSTIPPSTIPPSTIPLAAYPKLFRHFPFDTSATGGGENLLQGRHRSVPS from the exons ATGACCTCTATTGACTGTCGCCATCTCTGCATTCTAGTTCTCGACCATCATTCGTCTACAAATCTGAG ATATACCCAAACAGGGGAAAGGCTTCGTGAGACAATTCTAAGGAAAAATCAGAAGCCAGCGACCCTTAGCAAGTTGGTAGCACCAAGTACTATACCACCAAGTACTATACCATCAAGTACTATACCACCAAGTACTATACCATCAAGTACTATACCATCAAGTACTATACCATCAAGTACTATACCATCAAGTACTATACCACCAAGTACTATACCACCAAGTACTATACCACCAAGTACTATACCACCAAGTACTATACCACCAAGTACTATACCATCAAGTACTATACCACCAAGTACTATACCACCAAGTACTATACCATTAGCTGCTTATCCCAAGCTGTTTCGGCACTTTCCTTTTGATACATCAGCTACTGGGGGAGGGGAGAACCTGCTGCAGGGGCGTCATCGTTCCGTCCCTAGCTAA